Genomic window (Syntrophales bacterium):
TGCTCCGATTTCCTCCCGGCCCATTTATCCAAAATATCTCTTGACTTCCGAGACCGCTTCGCATAGGTTCGCCGCGGTCTTCACTAAATGAACGCACCCAGTCACGACAGGATCACAGATGCCCGCTTCACTTGCTGCCCGACTTGAAAAGGAAGAGACGCTCCACATCATCCGCGAGATCGACCGCTCTCCGGAGATGAGCCAGCGGGAGCTCTCCATCCGGCTGGGGATCAGCGTCGGCAAGATCAACTTCCTCATGAATGCCCTGATCGACAAGGGTTTTATCAAGGTCGAGAATTTCCGGAAATCAAACAATAAAATTGCATATCTATACAACCTGACCCCCTGCGGGATCGAGGAAAAGGCCCGGATGACCTACCTTTTTCTGAAGCGCAAGACCGCAGAGTACGAACAGTTGGCGCAGGAGATCCGGCAGTTGCAGGCAGAGGTGCAGCTAAACGGCGCCTCTGCCGCAATTAGGGACTGAGCCCTTTTTCCCGGCTTTTCGGGAAATGGGGCTCTGTCCCTAATTGCGAATAACGTAGCTTAATCTTCATAATCGGCAATTACTCAAAGCCCCTGGTGTAATCCAGAGGGCGGAGCTGTATAAACGCTAATTTTAAAGACCTGACCCCCGAAACCTGCGAGGTGAAGCATGGAAAAAGACCATCTGGAGATTCTGCTGGAAGACATTCGGGGAAAATTTGAGTTGGTATTGGAAGGCCATGATGCTCTTCATAAGGAAATCAGGGATACCAGAGAAGAACTATGTGAAAAGATTAATTTAGTTGACTTCAAGGTAGGGGCGCTGAATAAGA
Coding sequences:
- a CDS encoding MarR family EPS-associated transcriptional regulator, giving the protein MPASLAARLEKEETLHIIREIDRSPEMSQRELSIRLGISVGKINFLMNALIDKGFIKVENFRKSNNKIAYLYNLTPCGIEEKARMTYLFLKRKTAEYEQLAQEIRQLQAEVQLNGASAAIRD